ATTCCGTTGCAGCGTTGTACGCCTTGCAGAATTCCATGATGTTGACACCGTGCTGGCCAAGCGCAGGACCGATCGGCGGAGCCGGGTTAGCGGCACCTGCCTGGATCTGCAGCTTGATGAGGCCGGTGACCTTCTTCTTGGGAGCCAATGTAGGGTCCTTCTCTCAATAGCTTCCTGGGACACAGGAGCGCGTCCCAGGTTGGTGGCCGCCATGGCGAGGCGGCCGGCCGCTCCCGAACTGCTAAGCAGGCAGGACTGGAGCGAAATTTTGGAATCAGCTAGATCTTGGTGACCTGGTTGAATGCGAGCGTCACCGGGGTTTCGCGCTCGAAGATCGAGACCAGAACCACAAGGGTCTGGGACTCGGGCTTGATCTCGGAGATCGTAGCCGGGAGGGTCTCGAACGGACCTTCCTTGACGATGACCGACTCGCCGACCTCGAAGTCGACGGCCACGGGAGCCTGGTTCTGCTTGTTGACGGGCTTGCCCTGCTCTGCCTGCTCTTCTTCGAAGACCGGGGCGAGCATGGAGAAGACCTCATCAAGCCGCAGCGGGACGGGGTTGTGAGCGTTGCCCACAAAGCCGGTGACACCCGGCGTGTGGCGGACCGCGCCCCAGGAGGCGTCCGTCAGGTCCATGCGGACAAGGACGTAGCCGGGAATGCGGACGCGGTTGATGACCTTGCGCTGCGCGTTCTTGATCTCGACGACCTCTTCCATGGGCACCTGGATCTCGAAGATGTAATCTTCCATGTCCAGGGTCTGGATGCGGGTCTCAAGGTTCGCCTTCACACGGTTCTCGTAACCGGCGTAGGAGTGGATGACGTACCAGTCACCTTCCTGGCGGCGCAGCTTGCCCTTGAATTCTTCAGCCGGATCGGCCGGCGCTGCAGCAGCAGCAACTGCCAGGTCGTCGCCGTCTGACTCCTCCGAAGCGTCTGCTTCGTCGGAAGCGTCGTCGGCGTCGGACGCGTCATCGGACTCGGCGTCTACGTCAGCTTCGAAGTCCTCTTCGGAATCGTCGGTGTCGGCAGATTCGGGCGCAGCAGAATCAACCTCGGACTCTTCCACGACAATTGCCGTGGCGTCGGCTGAGTCCTCGGCGGTTCCGCCCAGCTCAGTCTCGTTTACCTCGAGCTCCTGCTCAGACACTTGGTCTCCTGCTTCCTCATTGCCTAACATGCCTATTTAAATGGCTCAATTCCGCAAACCCCGCAAAATCCCTGAAGTATCAAAGAATTTCACACAGTTTGCGGACAGATCCGCTTATTGGTCCACAGCCCCTGTGCCACCGAAGACCCAACTGGCTCCCGTCCCGAAGGCGATGTCCAGCAGGCTGACGATGAGCATCATGATGGCCACGAACACCAGCACCACGAGCGTGTAATTGATCAGTTCCTTGCGGGTGGGCGCAACGACCTTCTTCAGTTCACCAATGACCTGGCGGACGAAAAGTGCAATACGGGCGAAGAAGCCGCGATCGGCTTTCTTGGCGGGACGGCCCTTCGAGCTGCTGGCAGCTGTTTCGGTCACCTGGTCCTCACTCACCTTGCAAAGTCGTTGACCCGACTCTGATCAGAGCCATGGTTGCTGCGCGTGCCCCGGCGTTTCCGCCGGAACAGCTTGCGCAGGGCAGACAGGACTCGAACCTGCAACCTGCGGTTTTGGAGACCGCTGCGCTACCAATTGCGCCACTACCCTATGGATTGAATCCATGTTTCAGGCCGCACTTCAGCCTGTGGTGCTTTTCAACACCGGTGAACCAGTCTACGCAAGAAATTCGCGATAGTCGAACCGGCCCGATTCCGGACCTCCCAGCCCTAAAAGCCTGTGACCAGCATTATCAGTCACAAAGTTCTGCAGGCACCCGGGAGCTCCGCAGAACAGCATAAGGTAGTTTACGTCGAATCCCATCATCCAGCCCACGAGCTGCCTGCGAAGAACGGTACATAGATGTCTGCCGGAACAACTACCGCCCGCATTTCACAGCGAATCTCCGCCATTGCAGAGTCCGCCACCCTTGCCGTTGACGCCAAGGCCAAGGCACTGAAGGCCGCGGGACGTCCCGTGATCGGTTTTGGTGCCGGCGAGCCCGACTTCCCCACCCCGGACTACATCGTCCAGGCCGCCATTGAGGCAGCCAGCCAGCCGAAGTACCACCGCTACTCCCCCGCAGGTGGGCTCCCCGAGCTGAAGAAGGCTATCGCCGAGAAGACCCTGCGGGACTCCGGCTACCAGGTTGACCCTTCCCAGGTCCTGGTGACCAACGGCGGCAAGCAGGCCGTCTACAACACCTTCGCAACGCTGGTGGATCCGGGCGACGAAGTCATCATTCCCACCCCCTTCTGGACCACCTACCCGGAAGCCATCCGGCTCGCCGGCGGGGTGCCCGTTGAGGTCTTCGCCGGACCGGAACAGGGCTACCTTGTAACCATCGAGCAGCTTGAGGCCGCACTGACGGACAAGACCAAGATCCTGCTGTTCGTCTCCCCGTCCAACCCCACCGGCGCCGTCTACAGCCCGGAACAGGTTGCGGAGATCGGCAAGTGGGCAGCGTCCAAGGGACTCTGGGTTGTCACCGACGAGATCTACGAGCACCTCACGTACGACGGTGTTGAGTTCACGTCCATCGCCACTGCTGCACCGGAATTGGGCGACAAAGTTGTCATCCTCAACGGCGTTGCCAAGACCTACGCCATGACCGGCTGGCGAGTGGGATGGATGATCGGCCCTGCCGACGTCATCAAGGCCGCCACCAACCTGCAGTCGCACGCGACGTCCAACGTCTCCAACATTATGCAGATCGCAGCCGCAGCAGCCCTCACAGGTCCGCTGACCGCCGTCGACGAGATGAAGGTTGCCTTCGACCGCCGCCGCAAGGCCATTGTTGCCGGCCTGAACGCGATCGAAGGCGTTGACTGCCCGACGCCGACCGGCGCCTTCTACGTCTACGCGGACGTCCGCGGCCTGCTGGGTAAGGAATTCGAGACCTCCAACGGTCCCGTCCGCCCGGAAACTTCCGCTGAACTTGCCACGCTCATCCTCGACGAAGTTGAAGTTGCCGTGGTCCCGGGCGAGGCGTTCGGCCCGTCAGGCTACGTGCGCCTGTCCTACGCGCTCGGCGACGAAGACCTCGCCGAGGGTGTCCGCCGGATGCAGCAATTCCTGGGCAAGGCCAAGTAGCTTTCCTTCGGTCCGGAGCGTGGCTTCCTGACCCTCTTTGATGCTGATTCAGCCCTTGGGCAACCGCAACAGGTTGCCCAAGGGCTGATCTGTTTCCACAGAAGGTCAGGAAGCTCCACCTCTGGCTGCGGCTCCGACGTGTGCCGCTACCACCCACTTTGGCCACACCAAGACCCACAGCTCGCCCACCCCACGGCGTGTTGGGGTAGCAGGGATCCAAAGTAGGTGATGGCGGACCGCATGCCATCGCGGGATGTGAGAGAGCGCCCAGCCCAAGCCCGCGGGATGTGAGAGAGCGTTAGAGGAGGCGGCGCTCCGCAGCCCACTTGGTGAGTTCGTGGCGACTGGAAAGCTGGAGCTTCCTCAGAACTGCCGACACGTGCGTTTCCACCGTCTTGATCGAGATGAACAGCTCTTTGGCCACCTCCTTGTAGCTGTAACCCCGGGCGATGAGACGCATGACTTCCAGTTCGCGGGCGGAGAGCTTGTCCAGTTCATCGTCAGCGATGTCAGCGGGAGCGGTCCCGAAAGCGTCCAGCACGAAACCTGCCAGTCGCGGCGAGAAGACGGCGTCGCCATCGGCCACCCGGATGACGGCGTCGGAAATCTCCTTGCCGGAAATCGTCTTGGTGACGTATCCACGTGCGCCGGCACGGATAACCGAGACCACGTCCTCAGCGGCGTCGGACACGCTCAGGGCCAGGAAGCTGGTGGTGGCAAGCAGTGCGGCGGAGCCGGCGATGACTTCACGGCCGCCACCGCCCAGTCCGCCCGGAAGGTGAACGTCCAGGAGCACCACTTCGGGGCGGCTCTCGGCTATGACGGCGATGGCCTGTTCCACGGTTCCGGCTTCGCCCACAACGTTGATGCGTTCGTCGAGGTCCGCCTTCAATCCTGAGCGGAAGATGGTGTGGTCGTCCACGATGACCACACGTACCCTGCGTCCGGAACCACTCTCAGGGCTATTGTTCATTACTTCGCTTCTCCATTCCGCTGTTCGTGGGCGTCCACACTGACTGACGGAAGGGCCAAGCGGACTTCCGTTCCGTCGCTGCTGCTGTTGATGACCGCCGTGCCCCCGTGCCGCTTCATGCGGCCGATGATTGACTCCTTCACGCCCAGCCTGTCATCCGGGACAGCATCAGGGTCGAACCCCGGGCCGCGGTCCTTGATGAAGATCTCTGTACTACCGGCGGTGCTCTCCAGATAGACGGATACCGTTCCGCCGCCATGTCGGGCGGCATTGAGCATGGCTTCCCTGGCTGCTTGGACCAGGGCCTCGTGCCGGTCCGTCATCTCAGTGTCTCCGACCGTGACAACCTCCACGGCGTGCCCATGGGAGTCTTCCACTTCGGCGGCGACAGCCTTGATCCGGTCTGCCAGGAGCCCGGACTCCTTGGCGGGATCACTGAACAGCCAGGTCCGGAGTTCACGTTCCTGGGCCCTCGCAAGCCGGATCACATCCTGCTCGGAACCCGCCCTGCGTTGAATGAGCGCCAAGGTTTGAAGTACGGAGTCGTGCAAGTGGGCAGCGATCTCCGCACGCTCCGTTTCACGGACCCTGCCGGCCCGTTCGGCTTCGAGGTCCTTCCAGAACTTCAGCCCCCACGGGAGCAGCACCAAGGCAACTCCGCCCAGGACAGCAACGGAGGCCAGCAATGCCAGCCAGGTCTGCTCCCATGATCCCGAACCGGACACCATCACCAAGACGCCGGCCACCACCAGGGCCAAGCCGGCTGCCAGGCGCGTCCATCCACCTGCTTGGTCGGCCTTCGTCTTGTCCACCAAGCCTGCTCGCCGGGTCTCATCGAGCTGCATCCAGGCAATCGCTGCGCCACCCAGGATGGCGGCGGCCGGAATGAGCGTGCCCAGAGGGACGTCGACGCCGAACTGGCGGGCGATCAGGA
This genomic interval from Paenarthrobacter aurescens TC1 contains the following:
- a CDS encoding two-component system response regulator (identified by match to protein family HMM PF00072; match to protein family HMM PF00196), with amino-acid sequence MNNSPESGSGRRVRVVIVDDHTIFRSGLKADLDERINVVGEAGTVEQAIAVIAESRPEVVLLDVHLPGGLGGGGREVIAGSAALLATTSFLALSVSDAAEDVVSVIRAGARGYVTKTISGKEISDAVIRVADGDAVFSPRLAGFVLDAFGTAPADIADDELDKLSARELEVMRLIARGYSYKEVAKELFISIKTVETHVSAVLRKLQLSSRHELTKWAAERRLL
- a CDS encoding Aspartate aminotransferase (identified by match to protein family HMM PF00155; match to protein family HMM PF01212); amino-acid sequence: MSAGTTTARISQRISAIAESATLAVDAKAKALKAAGRPVIGFGAGEPDFPTPDYIVQAAIEAASQPKYHRYSPAGGLPELKKAIAEKTLRDSGYQVDPSQVLVTNGGKQAVYNTFATLVDPGDEVIIPTPFWTTYPEAIRLAGGVPVEVFAGPEQGYLVTIEQLEAALTDKTKILLFVSPSNPTGAVYSPEQVAEIGKWAASKGLWVVTDEIYEHLTYDGVEFTSIATAAPELGDKVVILNGVAKTYAMTGWRVGWMIGPADVIKAATNLQSHATSNVSNIMQIAAAAALTGPLTAVDEMKVAFDRRRKAIVAGLNAIEGVDCPTPTGAFYVYADVRGLLGKEFETSNGPVRPETSAELATLILDEVEVAVVPGEAFGPSGYVRLSYALGDEDLAEGVRRMQQFLGKAK
- the nusG gene encoding transcription termination/antitermination factor NusG (identified by match to protein family HMM PF00467; match to protein family HMM PF02357; match to protein family HMM TIGR00922) gives rise to the protein MLGNEEAGDQVSEQELEVNETELGGTAEDSADATAIVVEESEVDSAAPESADTDDSEEDFEADVDAESDDASDADDASDEADASEESDGDDLAVAAAAAPADPAEEFKGKLRRQEGDWYVIHSYAGYENRVKANLETRIQTLDMEDYIFEIQVPMEEVVEIKNAQRKVINRVRIPGYVLVRMDLTDASWGAVRHTPGVTGFVGNAHNPVPLRLDEVFSMLAPVFEEEQAEQGKPVNKQNQAPVAVDFEVGESVIVKEGPFETLPATISEIKPESQTLVVLVSIFERETPVTLAFNQVTKI
- a CDS encoding putative signal transduction histidine kinase (identified by match to protein family HMM PF02518; match to protein family HMM PF04024), whose translation is MIAGVCSGLADHLGWPVKLVRLGMILACFAGGAGVAFYAWLWTMVPTADENAKRNARRPASPIAPAVSLPPASVPTAGSPAAPTAYDAGASPAVAGAPPVLGSVVGVDSAPASDSIPGNGSVAGSGPILTAGAVPAAEPSVFGSASSSWDWAGSRDRAGNGSGTTLSSWFSFRKIQYGKEILLGAALLLVGAILIARQFGVDVPLGTLIPAAAILGGAAIAWMQLDETRRAGLVDKTKADQAGGWTRLAAGLALVVAGVLVMVSGSGSWEQTWLALLASVAVLGGVALVLLPWGLKFWKDLEAERAGRVRETERAEIAAHLHDSVLQTLALIQRRAGSEQDVIRLARAQERELRTWLFSDPAKESGLLADRIKAVAAEVEDSHGHAVEVVTVGDTEMTDRHEALVQAAREAMLNAARHGGGTVSVYLESTAGSTEIFIKDRGPGFDPDAVPDDRLGVKESIIGRMKRHGGTAVINSSSDGTEVRLALPSVSVDAHEQRNGEAK
- the secE gene encoding preprotein translocase, SecE subunit (identified by match to protein family HMM PF00584; match to protein family HMM TIGR00964), translating into MSEDQVTETAASSSKGRPAKKADRGFFARIALFVRQVIGELKKVVAPTRKELINYTLVVLVFVAIMMLIVSLLDIAFGTGASWVFGGTGAVDQ